Proteins encoded in a region of the Scatophagus argus isolate fScaArg1 chromosome 1, fScaArg1.pri, whole genome shotgun sequence genome:
- the kcna4 gene encoding potassium voltage-gated channel subfamily A member 1 yields MEFAMVGADGGCNSHLPYGYAQARARERERERERQAAQSRAAAAAAAAEGGSGAEGGGGGGGGGGGGGGGGSGSGSGSGSSIGGSTSTSSSSAHLLNNRQHQSRAASSTNANISSGGTASRPSSSSTSSSQPPQHQQEPEQQQRVLRERKKQRGVGRWRRSRTTLGGDLRHSELALLGSEEDIMIEEEEAEGAEEEEEEEEGGRGSKRSSFLCNMDDEEETVSLTDRRPQSGYENVYSECGCCERVVINVSGLKFETQLKTLTQFPDTLLGDPDKRIRYFDPLRNEYFFDRNRPSFDAILYYYQSGGRLKRPVNVPFDIFSEEVKFYELGEEAILKFREDEGFVKEEEKPLPEDEFKRQIWLLFEYPESSSPARGIAVVSVLVIVISIVIFCLETLPEFRDEKEYLQPRHNSTQPDHGFTPFNDPFFIVETVCIIWFSFEIIVRFFASPSKAAFFKNIMNSIDIVSILPYFITLGTDLAQHQGNGQQAMSFAILRIIRLVRVFRIFKLSRHSKGLQILGHTLRASMRELALLIFFLVIGVILFSSAVYFAEADEPTSQFTSIPDAFWWAVVTMTTVGYGDMKPITVGGKIVGSLCAIAGVLTIALPVPVIVSNFNYFYHRETDNEDQTPVVESMPPGCPYFPEFLRKFKGSPSGSSLGDKAEYMEMEEGVTESLCGLDKSPSKGNGTDIGRRNSTNSKSIQTDV; encoded by the coding sequence ATGGAGTTTGCCATGGTGGGTGCGGACGGCGGGTGCAATAGTCACCTGCCTTACGGTTATGCCCAAGCTCGCGCACGGGAGAGGGAGCGCGAGAGGGAGCGCCAGGCTGCCCAGTCGAGAGCGGCGGCTGCGGCGGCCGCTGCCGAAGGTGGCTCCGGTgcggagggaggaggaggaggaggaggaggaggaggaggaggcggcggcggcggcagcggtAGCGGTagcggcagcggcagcagcatAGGGGGATctacctccacctcctcctcgaGCGCTCATCTCCTTAACAACCGCCAGCATCAGTCTCGCGCCGCCTCCTCCACGAACGCCAACATCAGCAGCGGCGGTACCGCCTCgcgcccctcctcctcctccacctcctcctcgcAGCCGCCACAGCACCAGCAGGAgcccgagcagcagcagagagttCTCAGAGAGCGGAAAAAGCAGCGCGGCGTCGGACGGTGGAGACGCAGCCGGACGACTCTTGGCGGGGACCTGCGCCACTCGGAGTTGGCGCTGCTAGGATCCGAGGAGGACATCATgatagaggaggaagaggccGAGGGggccgaggaagaggaggaggaggaggaggggggccGGGGAAGCAAAAGGTCGAGTTTTCTGTGCAACatggatgatgaggaggagacCGTCTCGCTCACTGACAGGCGCCCTCAGTCCGGATACGAAAATGTTTACAGCGAGTGCGGCTGCTGCGAGAGAGTTGTCATCAACGTGTCGGGTCTGAAGTTTGAAACTCAGCTCAAGACTCTCACTCAGTTCCCAGACACTCTCCTGGGAGACCCGGACAAGCGAATCAGGTACTTCGACCCGCTAAGGAACGAATACTTCTTCGACCGTAACCGACCGAGTTTTGACGCCATTCTTTACTATTACCAGTCAGGGGGGCGGTTGAAAAGACCAGTCAACGTCCCGTTTGACATCTTCTCCGAGGAGGTGAAGTTTTATGAACTCGGGGAAGAGGCGATACTCAAGTTTCGGGAGGATGAGGGTTTTgtcaaagaggaggaaaaacctCTGCCAGAGGACGAGTTCAAGCGCCAAATTTGGCTGCTTTTTGAGTATCCGGAGAGCTCGAGCCCTGCCAGGGGGATAGCAGTCGTGTCCGTCCTGGTTATAGTTATTTCTATTGTCATTTTCTGCCTGGAGACGCTGCCGGAGTTCAGGGATGAAAAAGAGTATCTGCAGCCACGACACAACTCCACTCAACCTGACCACGGATTTACTCCTTTCAACGACCCGTTTTTCATCGTGGAGACGGTTTGCATCATCTGGTTCTCCTTTGAGATTATAGTCCGCTTCTTTGCGAGTCCGAGCAAAGCGGctttctttaaaaacattatGAACTCAATAGACATTGTATCCATTTTGCCTTATTTCATAACTCTTGGCACGGACCTGGCGCAGCACCAAGGCAACGGACAGCAAGCAATGAGCTTTGCCATACTGAGAATAATCCGCCTTGTCAGGGTGTTTCGCATCTTCAAACTGTCCAGGCACTCCAAGGGGCTGCAGATCCTGGGTCATACCCTGCGCGCCAGCATGAGGGAGCTGGCcctcctcattttcttcctggTCATAGGTGTCATCCTGTTCTCCAGCGCGGTGTACTTCGCCGAGGCGGACGAGCCCACCTCTCAGTTCACGAGCATCCCGGACGCCTTCTGGTGGGCCGTGGTGACCATGACGACAGTGGGCTACGGTGACATGAAGCCCATCACTGTCGGTGGGAAGATAGTGGGCTCCCTCTGCGCCATCGCGGGGGTGTTAACCATCGCGCTGCCGGTGCCGGTCATAGTGTCCAACTTCAACTACTTTTACCACAGGGAGACCGACAACGAAGACCAGACCCCGGTGGTGGAGAGCATGCCCCCAGGCTGCCCGTATTTCCCGGAATTCCTACGGAAATTCAAAGGCTCACCCTCTGGCTCCTCGCTGGGTGACAAAGCGGAGTATATGGAGATGGAGGAAGGGGTGACGGAGTCGCTTTGCGGGCTGGACAAGAGCCCCAGTAAAGGAAACGGCACAGACATAGGCCGGAGAAACAGTACTAACTCAAAATCCATTCAGACTGACGTGTGA